In the genome of Bradyrhizobium arachidis, one region contains:
- a CDS encoding thermonuclease family protein, with protein MRLSSSALLILAALCTGASADDLRGQASIIDGDTLELHGMRIRLWGIDAPESSQLCRGDDSLPYRCGAKAANELDRFIGGRPVNCEPVSRDVYGRTVATCSVGGVDLGDWLVRGGLAFDWPRYSKGRYDGAQREAEHAGRGVWAGSFVVPWMYRACIDKGGRSEACSDDANANW; from the coding sequence ATGCGATTGAGCAGCAGCGCGCTGCTGATTCTCGCGGCACTCTGCACTGGTGCCTCCGCTGATGACTTAAGAGGGCAAGCCAGCATCATTGACGGCGACACTCTCGAACTACACGGCATGCGCATCCGCCTGTGGGGCATCGATGCGCCTGAAAGCTCGCAGCTCTGCCGTGGTGACGACAGCTTGCCTTATCGTTGCGGAGCGAAAGCCGCGAATGAGCTGGATAGATTCATCGGTGGCAGGCCGGTGAACTGTGAGCCTGTTAGCCGTGATGTCTATGGTCGTACAGTCGCAACGTGCTCAGTGGGTGGCGTCGACCTAGGGGACTGGCTTGTGCGCGGCGGGCTTGCGTTCGATTGGCCTCGTTACTCCAAAGGGAGATACGACGGCGCGCAACGCGAGGCCGAGCACGCGGGGCGGGGAGTGTGGGCGGGCAGCTTCGTTGTGCCGTGGATGTATCGAGCTTGCATCGATAAAGGTGGCAGGTCAGAAGCCTGTTCAGACGACGCAAACGCCAACTGGTAG
- a CDS encoding DUF2934 domain-containing protein — protein MDYLPEISRLEHQLDLAHRSIRRITDAETVCRLQEFASEISDRLRALREACREEKIRRRAHALWEDAGRPIGRDLEFWLSAEREFLRGGNLPLRA, from the coding sequence ATGGATTACCTGCCTGAAATTTCTCGACTCGAGCACCAGCTTGATTTGGCGCATCGGTCTATCCGACGCATAACCGATGCAGAGACCGTCTGCCGCCTCCAAGAATTCGCGTCGGAGATCAGCGACCGGCTGCGCGCGCTGAGAGAAGCTTGCCGGGAGGAGAAGATCAGGCGACGGGCGCACGCGCTTTGGGAAGACGCGGGGCGGCCGATTGGTCGAGACCTCGAATTCTGGTTGAGCGCGGAGCGGGAGTTTCTTCGGGGCGGCAATCTGCCCCTCCGCGCCTGA
- a CDS encoding DUF3987 domain-containing protein: MTHRKFKVESMLHLAAKGFRVFPVTINEKRPPLIEGWQSYATRDPEQLSAIWELEPRFNIGCLIDSGFSIDFDPKNGGLESRRRMREAGLLTRTYSQRSPSGGFHETYRCSPEVAKLIKNAVGTIPGYPGTDVRADRKGYILGAGSTTAAGAYTIEDDAPIAEALPELLAILPKADPTRALNLEPPLEGQDSESEKARAIDYLVNHAPEAIEGQGGDNTTIKVINRVRDHNLSAETTLELVDEYWNRTKAIPPWGYDDLAKKVKSASKSRKNAVGVKAPEHELEPVQLSDLRKDQSTPPPGTWEEPTDLWKEQTPPADILDGIAPQIAVKFGRDRAMSFGVNSDAVVATTVAVLGSLIPATNVLQMYNNRSSWQVIPTFWTALVGDPGSAKTAAVKAPLVFAKAIDKKWSTEFANEMKEYERAELAHSARAPKKRAEALATKEQPDAETGAAPVPPQKPKFRSKIANDATSEALATRLAETPEVAPIILHADEVAGWIGSLDAYRNKGAKDRGFFLQAKDGGSYRVDRQGRGSILVPNLAISIVGGIQDDMLAKLAPDLETDGLLQRFAIVALRQMGLGDDIPEDPSIEAMIPRVGLALSSLGEMTYHFAPGAAAELNQIKTFKAREMSRADIPSGLKTWLAKTDAEFGRYALAFHLIEWAMIADAIETGPDAVISGDTARRARRYIEEFLYPHCQYIHATVLGGGWSDNETRWVAAYILTRSLERVTAREIGKNYRRLGNNRKRLFAVMSRLEIEGWVRLINSDPGQWKINPAVHDGRFDETRRTEAERRAAVRGKIAADGASRKDDKSAP; the protein is encoded by the coding sequence ATGACGCACCGCAAATTCAAAGTGGAAAGCATGCTTCATCTTGCCGCCAAGGGCTTTCGCGTCTTTCCAGTCACGATCAATGAAAAGAGGCCACCCCTCATCGAGGGGTGGCAATCCTATGCGACAAGAGATCCCGAGCAGCTCAGTGCGATTTGGGAGCTCGAGCCAAGGTTCAACATCGGATGCCTCATCGACTCCGGCTTTTCAATCGACTTTGACCCGAAGAACGGAGGCCTAGAATCGCGTCGGCGGATGAGGGAAGCGGGTCTTCTTACCCGCACCTACTCCCAGCGCTCGCCCTCAGGCGGCTTTCACGAAACGTATCGCTGCTCGCCGGAGGTTGCCAAACTCATCAAGAACGCGGTCGGAACGATCCCTGGCTATCCCGGGACCGACGTTCGCGCCGACAGGAAGGGCTACATCTTGGGTGCGGGTTCGACCACGGCGGCCGGCGCCTACACCATCGAAGACGACGCTCCAATCGCCGAGGCTCTTCCCGAGCTTCTCGCGATCTTACCGAAGGCTGATCCGACCAGAGCCCTCAATCTTGAGCCTCCCCTGGAAGGACAGGATAGCGAGAGCGAGAAGGCACGTGCAATCGACTACCTCGTCAACCATGCCCCCGAGGCGATCGAGGGACAAGGCGGCGACAACACCACTATCAAGGTCATCAATCGCGTCCGCGACCACAATTTGAGCGCGGAGACCACGCTTGAACTTGTGGATGAGTATTGGAACCGCACCAAGGCAATTCCGCCGTGGGGCTACGACGATCTCGCCAAGAAGGTGAAGAGCGCCTCGAAGTCCCGGAAAAATGCGGTTGGAGTGAAGGCGCCCGAGCACGAGCTTGAGCCGGTCCAGTTGAGCGATCTCCGAAAGGATCAATCAACACCTCCCCCCGGAACATGGGAGGAGCCGACAGACCTTTGGAAAGAACAAACTCCGCCGGCGGATATACTTGACGGCATTGCCCCACAGATTGCCGTCAAATTCGGGCGCGATCGCGCGATGTCATTCGGGGTCAATTCGGACGCGGTGGTTGCGACCACGGTTGCCGTCCTAGGGTCATTGATCCCCGCGACAAACGTGCTGCAAATGTACAACAATCGCAGCTCCTGGCAGGTCATCCCTACCTTCTGGACGGCTCTCGTCGGCGATCCCGGCTCCGCAAAAACGGCCGCAGTTAAGGCGCCTCTAGTTTTCGCCAAAGCGATCGACAAAAAGTGGTCGACCGAATTCGCCAACGAAATGAAGGAATATGAGCGGGCTGAGCTCGCCCATTCGGCCCGCGCGCCCAAGAAGAGGGCCGAAGCCCTCGCCACCAAGGAACAACCCGACGCCGAAACCGGAGCGGCCCCGGTTCCGCCGCAGAAGCCGAAGTTTAGGTCCAAAATCGCGAATGATGCGACAAGTGAGGCGCTTGCCACTCGTCTGGCCGAGACACCCGAAGTCGCTCCGATCATTCTTCACGCCGATGAGGTGGCAGGCTGGATCGGCTCCCTCGATGCATATCGCAACAAGGGCGCCAAAGACCGAGGATTCTTCCTACAAGCCAAGGATGGCGGATCTTACAGAGTCGATCGGCAAGGCCGGGGCTCGATACTGGTGCCAAACTTAGCCATATCGATCGTCGGCGGCATCCAAGACGATATGCTGGCTAAATTGGCTCCTGACTTAGAGACTGACGGCCTGCTGCAGCGGTTCGCGATCGTAGCGCTTCGACAGATGGGTCTAGGCGATGACATTCCTGAAGATCCTTCCATCGAGGCCATGATACCCCGCGTCGGGTTGGCTCTGTCGTCGCTTGGTGAGATGACCTACCACTTCGCCCCCGGAGCGGCTGCCGAACTCAACCAGATTAAAACATTCAAGGCCCGAGAGATGAGCCGGGCCGACATTCCCTCTGGCTTGAAGACCTGGCTCGCCAAGACTGATGCCGAATTTGGTCGCTACGCATTGGCCTTTCACCTGATCGAATGGGCGATGATTGCTGACGCCATCGAGACTGGCCCAGACGCAGTCATTAGTGGAGACACAGCCAGGCGGGCGCGGCGCTACATCGAGGAGTTCCTCTATCCACACTGCCAATACATTCACGCCACCGTTCTGGGGGGCGGCTGGAGCGACAACGAGACCCGGTGGGTGGCGGCTTATATTCTCACTCGGTCCCTCGAAAGGGTTACCGCTCGCGAGATCGGCAAGAACTACAGACGCCTTGGCAACAATCGAAAGCGGCTATTTGCCGTGATGTCCCGACTCGAGATCGAAGGCTGGGTTCGGCTGATAAACTCCGATCCAGGGCAGTGGAAGATTAATCCCGCCGTTCACGATGGCCGGTTTGACGAGACCAGACGAACGGAGGCCGAGCGCCGAGCAGCTGTTCGGGGCAAAATCGCCGCCGACGGGGCGAGCCGAAAAGACGACAAATCGGCGCCCTAG
- a CDS encoding helix-turn-helix domain-containing protein, with the protein MSNYLNTREAARHVRLSTATLERLRVKGGGPTYINPVPDRVVYRVDDLDAWMQSRRRSSTSEAA; encoded by the coding sequence ATGTCCAATTATCTCAACACGCGAGAAGCAGCGCGGCATGTCCGCCTGTCGACCGCAACCCTTGAACGCCTTCGCGTGAAAGGCGGAGGCCCCACCTATATCAATCCTGTGCCGGATCGCGTCGTCTACAGGGTCGACGATCTCGATGCGTGGATGCAGAGCCGGCGCCGCTCCTCGACCTCGGAAGCGGCGTAA
- a CDS encoding tyrosine-type recombinase/integrase — protein MSGQTITKTLVDGLEKQASEYTVWDAKLPGFGVRVRPTGAKSYIILYRAGTGRTAPVRRFTVASVGKLAPDAARTQAKILLGNIANGADPAAEKRASRPKRDRLTFDELAQLYLDQYAKVRKSSWKNDEGYLKKPRAKWKRRIASEITDDDVAELLEEIGATAPVGANRTQSILHTLFSWAKEPGRKHVPINPVADMRRRYQETARERVLNDEEIRTFWWGLDDPELPAGRSVALALRFILASMVRPGQSAGLLIPELVGFTGEDPQYHIPKYRVKKRREVIVPLNVLALASVREAIKRDDQGAVFCSWSTLGAIVPCGGANNNRTEPEQQVLLPITRDSLSAALNGRPAKGRRPARKGIREHLGLAHFTPHDLRRTAATIARRGGAKREDVKALLDHLEGDVTATYDKYDMLPEKRQVATILEAELRKIIGTKPNYCRPEIVYDRDNVVPIEQQKIAVAS, from the coding sequence ATGAGCGGTCAAACCATCACAAAGACCTTGGTCGACGGCCTGGAAAAGCAGGCGTCCGAATACACGGTATGGGACGCGAAGCTTCCCGGTTTCGGGGTGCGGGTCCGTCCCACCGGCGCTAAATCATACATCATCCTCTACCGGGCGGGCACAGGCCGCACGGCGCCGGTCCGACGCTTCACCGTGGCCAGCGTCGGCAAGTTGGCGCCAGATGCGGCCCGCACCCAAGCCAAGATCCTGCTGGGGAACATTGCAAACGGCGCCGACCCCGCCGCGGAGAAGCGAGCAAGCCGGCCCAAGCGCGACCGGTTGACTTTCGACGAGCTCGCCCAGCTCTACCTTGACCAATATGCCAAGGTGCGGAAATCGAGCTGGAAGAACGATGAGGGGTACCTAAAGAAGCCCCGGGCGAAGTGGAAGCGCCGAATCGCTTCCGAGATCACCGACGACGATGTTGCCGAGCTCCTCGAGGAGATCGGCGCGACGGCGCCCGTGGGGGCAAACCGTACGCAATCGATCCTGCACACCCTGTTTTCGTGGGCCAAGGAACCCGGGCGAAAGCATGTGCCGATCAACCCGGTGGCCGACATGCGCCGGCGCTACCAAGAAACTGCCCGCGAACGCGTCCTCAATGATGAGGAGATCCGGACTTTCTGGTGGGGCTTGGATGATCCGGAGTTGCCTGCCGGACGCTCGGTCGCTCTCGCCCTTCGGTTCATTCTGGCAAGTATGGTTCGGCCTGGCCAGTCCGCTGGCCTGCTCATCCCTGAGTTGGTCGGGTTCACTGGGGAAGATCCGCAGTACCACATCCCAAAATATCGGGTGAAGAAGCGTCGCGAAGTGATTGTCCCGCTGAATGTGTTAGCTCTTGCCAGTGTTCGGGAGGCAATCAAGCGCGACGATCAAGGCGCCGTCTTCTGTTCCTGGTCGACCCTTGGCGCGATAGTTCCCTGTGGAGGAGCAAACAACAACCGGACGGAACCGGAGCAGCAAGTACTCTTGCCCATCACCCGTGATTCGTTGTCCGCGGCCCTGAACGGCCGGCCGGCCAAAGGCCGACGGCCGGCGCGCAAGGGTATTCGGGAGCATCTAGGCCTAGCCCACTTCACACCGCACGATTTACGGCGCACGGCCGCGACGATCGCGCGCCGTGGAGGCGCGAAGCGCGAAGATGTCAAAGCGCTCCTTGATCACCTTGAGGGCGACGTGACCGCGACCTACGACAAGTACGACATGCTGCCCGAGAAAAGGCAAGTCGCGACGATCCTGGAAGCCGAGCTCCGCAAGATAATCGGCACGAAGCCGAATTATTGCAGGCCTGAAATCGTCTACGATCGCGACAATGTCGTCCCGATTGAGCAACAGAAAATCGCTGTAGCCAGCTGA
- a CDS encoding outer membrane protein, whose amino-acid sequence MLKALAGAALAAFSVTAASAADFALQAPPMASVVFNWTGCYIGGHLGGVASDDRTINSAGGTVDFGAAGFVGGGQAGCDHQFASNWVVGAEGRAAWSSLSSQHGSSVRFPALGNLAVPSRFGLKNDFLASATARLGYAYGLGWLIYARGGVAWTHEKIDDAYTSPATGFAVDPSASVMRTGWTLGAGVEWAFASSWSANVEYSYYDFGTKSPIQLISPSESITVAHLKDTIHAATVGLNYHY is encoded by the coding sequence ATGTTGAAAGCTCTCGCTGGCGCGGCGCTCGCCGCTTTCTCGGTCACGGCCGCGTCTGCCGCCGATTTTGCGCTGCAAGCACCTCCGATGGCTTCCGTCGTCTTCAACTGGACCGGGTGCTACATCGGCGGTCATCTTGGCGGCGTCGCCAGCGACGATCGCACGATCAACAGCGCCGGGGGAACGGTCGACTTTGGCGCCGCCGGCTTTGTCGGTGGAGGGCAAGCCGGCTGCGACCATCAATTCGCATCCAACTGGGTCGTCGGCGCTGAAGGCCGCGCCGCATGGTCGAGCCTTTCGAGCCAGCATGGGAGCAGTGTCAGATTTCCCGCGCTCGGCAACCTCGCCGTGCCATCGCGGTTCGGCCTCAAGAACGATTTTCTCGCCTCGGCCACAGCACGGCTCGGCTATGCCTATGGCTTGGGCTGGCTGATCTATGCGCGCGGCGGCGTCGCCTGGACGCATGAGAAGATCGATGATGCGTATACCAGTCCGGCCACCGGCTTCGCGGTCGATCCCAGCGCGTCGGTCATGCGGACCGGTTGGACCTTGGGCGCCGGTGTGGAATGGGCGTTCGCGTCAAGTTGGTCGGCCAATGTCGAATATAGTTACTACGACTTCGGCACGAAGAGCCCGATACAGCTGATCAGCCCGTCCGAAAGCATCACCGTGGCCCACCTCAAGGACACGATCCATGCCGCGACGGTCGGTTTGAACTATCACTACTGA
- a CDS encoding OpgC domain-containing protein → MTFLNVSATLPEKGRDLRLDLFRGVANWAIFLDHIPDNVVNWITTRNYGFSDAADLFVFISGYTASFVYARMMLERGFIVGATRLTKRVWQLYVAHIILFVIYIASISYLALRFGDSEMINEFNVAGLVDNATETLRQGLFLRFKPLNLDVLPLYIVLMGLFPPVLWFMLRKPDLTMGFSIALWLAARHFGWNLNAYPAGQWYFNPYCWQVLFVFGAWCAMGGARRSGALINSQITLWLCLAYLAFALVMTMAGRFPSFGGMFPEWLFSAFNPNDKTNLAPYRFIHFVVIVILVIRFLPKDWPGLEWKIFDPVIVCGQQSLAVFCVGVFLSFVGHFELSMSSGSLFAQLFVSIAGIAIMTTVAYYISWSKKQDKPLKPPPPAKPAAASPAKAA, encoded by the coding sequence ATGACCTTCCTGAACGTCAGCGCAACGCTCCCCGAGAAAGGCCGCGACCTCAGGCTCGACCTGTTTCGCGGCGTCGCGAACTGGGCGATCTTTCTCGACCACATCCCGGACAACGTCGTGAACTGGATCACGACGCGCAATTACGGTTTCTCCGACGCCGCGGACCTGTTCGTCTTCATCTCGGGCTACACCGCCTCCTTCGTCTATGCGCGGATGATGCTCGAGCGCGGGTTCATCGTCGGCGCCACGCGCCTGACCAAGCGGGTCTGGCAGCTCTACGTCGCCCACATCATCCTGTTCGTGATCTACATCGCCTCGATCAGCTATCTCGCGCTGCGCTTCGGCGATTCCGAGATGATCAACGAGTTCAACGTCGCCGGCCTCGTCGACAACGCCACCGAGACGCTGCGCCAGGGCCTGTTCCTGCGCTTCAAGCCGCTCAATCTCGACGTGCTGCCGCTCTACATCGTGCTGATGGGGCTGTTTCCGCCGGTGTTGTGGTTCATGCTGCGCAAGCCCGACCTGACGATGGGATTCTCCATCGCCCTGTGGCTGGCCGCGCGTCACTTCGGCTGGAATCTGAACGCCTATCCGGCCGGCCAGTGGTACTTCAACCCCTATTGCTGGCAGGTGCTGTTCGTGTTCGGCGCCTGGTGCGCCATGGGCGGGGCACGGCGCTCGGGCGCGCTGATCAACTCGCAGATCACGCTGTGGCTCTGCCTCGCCTATCTCGCCTTCGCGCTGGTCATGACCATGGCCGGTCGCTTCCCGAGCTTCGGTGGCATGTTTCCGGAATGGCTGTTCTCGGCCTTCAACCCGAACGACAAGACCAACCTCGCGCCCTATCGCTTCATCCACTTCGTCGTGATCGTGATCCTGGTGATCCGCTTCTTGCCGAAGGACTGGCCGGGGCTCGAATGGAAGATCTTCGACCCGGTCATCGTCTGCGGCCAGCAGTCGCTCGCCGTTTTCTGTGTCGGCGTGTTCCTGTCCTTCGTCGGCCATTTCGAGCTGTCGATGAGCTCGGGCTCGCTGTTCGCACAGCTCTTCGTCAGCATCGCCGGCATCGCCATCATGACGACGGTGGCCTATTACATTTCCTGGTCGAAGAAGCAGGACAAGCCGCTGAAGCCGCCGCCGCCCGCCAAGCCTGCGGCCGCCTCGCCGGCAAAGGCTGCCTGA
- a CDS encoding ETC complex I subunit, producing the protein MTARIFKPAKNAMQSGRSKTKEWQLDYEPEQPRSVEPLMGWTSSGDMKQQITLRFETKEEAVAYCERKGIAYQVIEPQDSIRRPVAYADNFSFRRGEPWTH; encoded by the coding sequence ATGACCGCACGCATTTTCAAGCCCGCCAAGAACGCGATGCAATCCGGCCGGTCCAAGACCAAGGAATGGCAGCTGGATTACGAGCCGGAGCAGCCGCGCTCGGTCGAGCCGCTGATGGGATGGACCTCGTCCGGCGACATGAAGCAGCAGATCACGCTACGCTTCGAAACCAAGGAAGAGGCGGTCGCTTATTGCGAGCGCAAAGGCATCGCCTACCAGGTGATCGAGCCCCAGGATTCGATCCGCCGCCCGGTCGCCTATGCCGACAATTTCTCGTTCCGCCGCGGCGAGCCCTGGACGCATTAG